The following are encoded together in the Oncorhynchus kisutch isolate 150728-3 linkage group LG8, Okis_V2, whole genome shotgun sequence genome:
- the LOC109896113 gene encoding U3 small nucleolar ribonucleoprotein protein IMP4 isoform X2: MLRRETRLRREYLYRKAQEDRVRTIEEKKQKLKSALDDNRLIPTEVRREAVQLQKLLEYDDEGAEGVSSHMDDEYKWAGVEDPKVMVTTSRDPSSRLKMFVKEVKLIFPGAQRMNRGGHEINALVQACKANNVTDLVIVHETRGQPDGLVVCHLPFGPTAYFTLYNVVMRHDVPDIETMSEAYPHLIFHNFSSRLGQRVSNILKYLFPVPKEDSRRVITFANQEDFISFRHHTYKKTDHKNVELSEVGPRFEMKLYMIKLGTLENEATADVEWRHHSYTHTAKKRKFLSVE, translated from the exons ATG CTTCGCCGAGAGACGAGACTGAGACGGGAGTATCTGTATAGGAAGGCCCAGGAGGACAGAGTGCGGACGATTGAGGAGAAGAAGCAGAAGCTGAAATCTGCTCTTGATG ACAATCGTCTCATCCCTACGGAGGTTCGCAGAGAAGCAGTACAGTTACAGAAATTGCTGGAGTATGACGATGAGGGAGCGGAAG gtgtcAGCTCTCACATGGATGATGAGTATAAATGGGCTGGAGTGGAGGATCCAAAGGTCATGGTCACAACGTCAAGAGACCCCAGCTCTCGACTCAAGATGTTTGTCAAA GAGGTGAAGTTGATCTTTCCAGGGGCTCAGCGTATGAACAGGGGAGGTCATGAGATCAATGCTCTGGTACAAGCCTGTAAAGCCAACAATGTTACAGACCTGGTCATTGTTCATGAAACCAGAGGACAGCCAG ATGGCCTGGTGGTGTGCCACCTACCTTTTGGACCAACTGCATACTTCACCCTTTACAATGTGGTAATGAGACATGATGTGCCGGACATTGAAACCATGTCTGAGGCCTACCCCCACCTCATCTTTCACAACTTCTCCTCACGACTTGGCCAGAGG GTTTCCAATATCCTCAAGTATTTGTTCCCAGTGCCTAAAGAGGACAGTAGACGAGTTATCACATTTGCCAACCAGGAGGATTTTATATCTTTCAG ACATCACACTTATAAGAAAACAGACCACAAGAACGTTGAGTTGTCAGAAGTTGGGCCCAGATTTGAAATGAAAT TGTACATGATCAAGCTTGGTACCCTGGAGAATGAGGCTACCGCGGACGTTGAATGGCGCCaccactcgtacacacacactgccaaaaAGAGGAAGTTTCTCAGCGTGGAGTAG
- the rabl6b gene encoding rab-like protein 6 isoform X1 yields the protein MFSALKKLVGSEPGQPRDKNIPAGMQSMNHSLQRRFAKGVQYNMKIVIRGDRNTGKSTLWHRLQGKKFTDDYVPTQEIQATSIHWNYKTTDDVVKVEVWDVVDKGQKYPLPEGVGRGKKRGDTLKVENEPQESDEVALDAEFLDVYKNCNGVIMMFDITKQWTFNYILRELPKVPTHVPVCVLGNHRDMGDHRVILPDDIRQVIANLNRPMGSSYIHYAEASMKNGFGLKYLHRFFNIPFLQLQRETLLRQLETNQLDMDATLEELCVQQETEDQNYEIFLENTETRNKGYGSPCPANGQSPCSGSQSPIVPPSGASTGSSSPGTPQQPPIAAQVPNLQSLSPSPSPPPPALPAGMVSPTTEPQSPTLTQARSPDHLGPSPSPPAQAPPPQKRGLISRLFGSAPAPEVPAVMPEPEPSPVCPAKVPSVDDFVPDEGLDKSFLEDSLPSKVKVPQPAPALDSDSEGEDRGNPMVAGYQDELDPDDKELPQPSTLGLLTSKDFTMSSDEEEAPPAAPAAVQDDHLDRESELKKLGTESIMPHAMEPQAPEPLTPASQLLENTVLLEAEPISLTMIPAVALEQPGPQPGPPRAKKGGSPGVEGSDSDPEAPVAEQMLSFIMDDPDFESEQEVVIQKITKEVFPVRDEVLSDLELSDDDILPAVLIPEPLKATPVLKPSFKSKNETDLFGLDFTEEAPRAKDSSEDLEEKESKHSSKEKKKKKKKNKEEEEKSSKKKHRKDKKKEKDETGTGDDKEKKKKKSRTKKTGDVDDLEDFLAGGEGSENREGGDYEEL from the exons ATGTTTTCAGCTCTGAAGAAGCTAGTTGGTTCTGAACCAGGCCAGCCGAGGGACAAGAACATCCCCGCTGGTATGCAGTCCATGAATCATAGTTTACAGAGACGCTTTGCCAAAGGAGTACAGTACAACA TGAAAATAGTTATCCGTGGAGACAGAAATACTGGAAAGAGCACTCTATGGCATCGACTGCAAGGAAAGAAATTCACGGATGACTACGTCCCCACTCAAGAGATCCAGGCAACCAGCATCCATTGGAACTACAAAA CCACTGATGACGTGGTCAAGGTGGAGGTGTGGGACGTGGTGGATAAAG GCCAAAAATACCCTCTCCCTGAGGGTGTAG GCCGAGGTAAAAAACGAGGGGACACTTTGAAAGTGGAGAATGAACCCCAAGAG TCTGACGAGGTGGCCTTGGATGCAGAGTTCCTTGACGTTTACAAGAACTGCAACGGTGTGATCATGATGTTTGACATCACCAAGCAATG GACGTTCAACTACATCCTGAGAGAACTACCCAAAGTACCCactcatgttcctgtgtgtgtcctaGGCAACCACAGGGACATGGGTGACCACCGTGTCATCCTACCTGATGACATCCGCCAGGTTATTGCTAATCTCAATAG ACCCATGGGTTCCTCCTATATTCACTACGCTGAAGCCTCTATGAAGAATGGATTTGGCTTGAAATATTTACACCGATTTTTCAACATCCCTTTCCTGCAACTGCAG AGGGAGACTCTGTTGCGGCAGCTCGAGACCAACCAGTTAGACATGGACGCCACTCTGGAGGAGCTCTGCGTGCAGCAGGAGACTGaggatcaaaactatgaaat TTTCTTGGAGAATACGGAGACCCGCAATAAAGGCTATGGTTCACCTTGTCCAGCCAACGGTCAGAGCCCTTGCTCGGGCTCCCAATCCCCCATCGTCCCTCCAAGTGGGGCCTCCACTGGCAGCTCTAGCCCTGGGACCCCTCAGCAGCCACCCATCGCTGCCCAGGTTCCTAACCTCcagtctctctcaccttctccctctcctccacctcctgccTTGCCAGCCGGGATGGTTTCCCCCACCACTGAGCCTCAGTCCCCCACTCTGACGCAGGCTCGGAGTCCTGATCATCTTGGACCGTCACCATCCCCCCCTGCCCAGGCACCGCCTCCTCAGAAACGTGGCCTCATCTCACGTCTCTTTGGCTCCGCCCCTGCCCCAGAAGTCCCTGCAGTCATGCCAG AGCCAGAGCCTTCCCCTGTGTGTCCTGCTAAAGTTCCGAGTGTGGATGACTTTGTGCCAGACGAGGGTCTGGATAAAAGTTTCCTGGAGGACAGCCTCCCCTCTAAAGTCAAGGTCCCCCAGCCAGCACCTGCACTGGACAGTGACAG tgagggagaagacagagggaacCCTATGGTGGCGGGTTATCAGGATGAACTAGACCCAGATGACAAAGAGCTGCCCCAGCCCAGCACCCTGGGCCTTCTCACCAGTAAAGACTTCACCATGTCCAGCGATGAGGAGGAAGCACCACCAGCAGCACCCGCTGCCGTGCAGGATGACCACCTTGACCGTGAATCAGAGCTGAAAAA ACTGGGCACTGAGTCCATAATGCCCCATGCCATGGAGCCTCAAGCTCCGGAGCCTTTGACTCCTGCTTCCCAGCTCCTGGAGAACACTGTCCTCTTGGAGGCAGAGCCAATCTCCCTCACCATGATCCCTGCAGTAGCCCTGGAGCAGCCAGGCCCCCAGCCAGGCCCACCCAGAGCAAAGAAGGGGGGAAGCCCTGGGGTGGAGGGTTCAGACTCTGACCCAGAGGCCCCTGTTGCTGAACAGATGCTTTCCTTCATCATGGATGATCCTGATTTTGAGTCTGAGCAGGAGGTGGTCATCCAGAAGATAACTAAG GAGGTTTTCCCAGTCAGGGATGAAGTACTGTCTGATCTGGAGCTGTCAGATGATGACATCCTTCCAGCCGTTCTGATCCCTGAACCTCTGAAGGCCACGCCAGTTCTGAAGCCCTCCTTTAAGAGCAAGAATGAGACAGACCTGTTTGGCTTGGACTTCACTGAGGAGGCCCCCAGAGCCAAGGACAGCAGTGAGGACCTAGAAG AGAAGGAAAGCAAACACTCCTCAAaggaaaagaagaaaaagaagaagaaaaacaaagaG gaggaggagaagagcagCAAGAAGAAGCATAGAAAGGACAAGAAAAAAGAGAAAGATGAGACAGGAACAGGAGATGACaaagagaagaaaaagaagaaatcTCGGACCAAGAAAACCGGGGATGTGGATGACTTGGAGGATTTCTTGGCCGGAGGGGAGGGGTCAGAAAATCGAGAGGGTGGAGACTATGAAGAACTCTAG
- the rabl6b gene encoding rab-like protein 6 isoform X2 translates to MFSALKKLVGSEPGQPRDKNIPAGMQSMNHSLQRRFAKGVQYNMKIVIRGDRNTGKSTLWHRLQGKKFTDDYVPTQEIQATSIHWNYKTTDDVVKVEVWDVVDKGRGKKRGDTLKVENEPQESDEVALDAEFLDVYKNCNGVIMMFDITKQWTFNYILRELPKVPTHVPVCVLGNHRDMGDHRVILPDDIRQVIANLNRPMGSSYIHYAEASMKNGFGLKYLHRFFNIPFLQLQRETLLRQLETNQLDMDATLEELCVQQETEDQNYEIFLENTETRNKGYGSPCPANGQSPCSGSQSPIVPPSGASTGSSSPGTPQQPPIAAQVPNLQSLSPSPSPPPPALPAGMVSPTTEPQSPTLTQARSPDHLGPSPSPPAQAPPPQKRGLISRLFGSAPAPEVPAVMPEPEPSPVCPAKVPSVDDFVPDEGLDKSFLEDSLPSKVKVPQPAPALDSDSEGEDRGNPMVAGYQDELDPDDKELPQPSTLGLLTSKDFTMSSDEEEAPPAAPAAVQDDHLDRESELKKLGTESIMPHAMEPQAPEPLTPASQLLENTVLLEAEPISLTMIPAVALEQPGPQPGPPRAKKGGSPGVEGSDSDPEAPVAEQMLSFIMDDPDFESEQEVVIQKITKEVFPVRDEVLSDLELSDDDILPAVLIPEPLKATPVLKPSFKSKNETDLFGLDFTEEAPRAKDSSEDLEEKESKHSSKEKKKKKKKNKEEEEKSSKKKHRKDKKKEKDETGTGDDKEKKKKKSRTKKTGDVDDLEDFLAGGEGSENREGGDYEEL, encoded by the exons ATGTTTTCAGCTCTGAAGAAGCTAGTTGGTTCTGAACCAGGCCAGCCGAGGGACAAGAACATCCCCGCTGGTATGCAGTCCATGAATCATAGTTTACAGAGACGCTTTGCCAAAGGAGTACAGTACAACA TGAAAATAGTTATCCGTGGAGACAGAAATACTGGAAAGAGCACTCTATGGCATCGACTGCAAGGAAAGAAATTCACGGATGACTACGTCCCCACTCAAGAGATCCAGGCAACCAGCATCCATTGGAACTACAAAA CCACTGATGACGTGGTCAAGGTGGAGGTGTGGGACGTGGTGGATAAAG GCCGAGGTAAAAAACGAGGGGACACTTTGAAAGTGGAGAATGAACCCCAAGAG TCTGACGAGGTGGCCTTGGATGCAGAGTTCCTTGACGTTTACAAGAACTGCAACGGTGTGATCATGATGTTTGACATCACCAAGCAATG GACGTTCAACTACATCCTGAGAGAACTACCCAAAGTACCCactcatgttcctgtgtgtgtcctaGGCAACCACAGGGACATGGGTGACCACCGTGTCATCCTACCTGATGACATCCGCCAGGTTATTGCTAATCTCAATAG ACCCATGGGTTCCTCCTATATTCACTACGCTGAAGCCTCTATGAAGAATGGATTTGGCTTGAAATATTTACACCGATTTTTCAACATCCCTTTCCTGCAACTGCAG AGGGAGACTCTGTTGCGGCAGCTCGAGACCAACCAGTTAGACATGGACGCCACTCTGGAGGAGCTCTGCGTGCAGCAGGAGACTGaggatcaaaactatgaaat TTTCTTGGAGAATACGGAGACCCGCAATAAAGGCTATGGTTCACCTTGTCCAGCCAACGGTCAGAGCCCTTGCTCGGGCTCCCAATCCCCCATCGTCCCTCCAAGTGGGGCCTCCACTGGCAGCTCTAGCCCTGGGACCCCTCAGCAGCCACCCATCGCTGCCCAGGTTCCTAACCTCcagtctctctcaccttctccctctcctccacctcctgccTTGCCAGCCGGGATGGTTTCCCCCACCACTGAGCCTCAGTCCCCCACTCTGACGCAGGCTCGGAGTCCTGATCATCTTGGACCGTCACCATCCCCCCCTGCCCAGGCACCGCCTCCTCAGAAACGTGGCCTCATCTCACGTCTCTTTGGCTCCGCCCCTGCCCCAGAAGTCCCTGCAGTCATGCCAG AGCCAGAGCCTTCCCCTGTGTGTCCTGCTAAAGTTCCGAGTGTGGATGACTTTGTGCCAGACGAGGGTCTGGATAAAAGTTTCCTGGAGGACAGCCTCCCCTCTAAAGTCAAGGTCCCCCAGCCAGCACCTGCACTGGACAGTGACAG tgagggagaagacagagggaacCCTATGGTGGCGGGTTATCAGGATGAACTAGACCCAGATGACAAAGAGCTGCCCCAGCCCAGCACCCTGGGCCTTCTCACCAGTAAAGACTTCACCATGTCCAGCGATGAGGAGGAAGCACCACCAGCAGCACCCGCTGCCGTGCAGGATGACCACCTTGACCGTGAATCAGAGCTGAAAAA ACTGGGCACTGAGTCCATAATGCCCCATGCCATGGAGCCTCAAGCTCCGGAGCCTTTGACTCCTGCTTCCCAGCTCCTGGAGAACACTGTCCTCTTGGAGGCAGAGCCAATCTCCCTCACCATGATCCCTGCAGTAGCCCTGGAGCAGCCAGGCCCCCAGCCAGGCCCACCCAGAGCAAAGAAGGGGGGAAGCCCTGGGGTGGAGGGTTCAGACTCTGACCCAGAGGCCCCTGTTGCTGAACAGATGCTTTCCTTCATCATGGATGATCCTGATTTTGAGTCTGAGCAGGAGGTGGTCATCCAGAAGATAACTAAG GAGGTTTTCCCAGTCAGGGATGAAGTACTGTCTGATCTGGAGCTGTCAGATGATGACATCCTTCCAGCCGTTCTGATCCCTGAACCTCTGAAGGCCACGCCAGTTCTGAAGCCCTCCTTTAAGAGCAAGAATGAGACAGACCTGTTTGGCTTGGACTTCACTGAGGAGGCCCCCAGAGCCAAGGACAGCAGTGAGGACCTAGAAG AGAAGGAAAGCAAACACTCCTCAAaggaaaagaagaaaaagaagaagaaaaacaaagaG gaggaggagaagagcagCAAGAAGAAGCATAGAAAGGACAAGAAAAAAGAGAAAGATGAGACAGGAACAGGAGATGACaaagagaagaaaaagaagaaatcTCGGACCAAGAAAACCGGGGATGTGGATGACTTGGAGGATTTCTTGGCCGGAGGGGAGGGGTCAGAAAATCGAGAGGGTGGAGACTATGAAGAACTCTAG
- the LOC109896113 gene encoding U3 small nucleolar ribonucleoprotein protein IMP4 isoform X1, with translation MRLRRETRLRREYLYRKAQEDRVRTIEEKKQKLKSALDDNRLIPTEVRREAVQLQKLLEYDDEGAEGVSSHMDDEYKWAGVEDPKVMVTTSRDPSSRLKMFVKEVKLIFPGAQRMNRGGHEINALVQACKANNVTDLVIVHETRGQPDGLVVCHLPFGPTAYFTLYNVVMRHDVPDIETMSEAYPHLIFHNFSSRLGQRVSNILKYLFPVPKEDSRRVITFANQEDFISFRHHTYKKTDHKNVELSEVGPRFEMKLYMIKLGTLENEATADVEWRHHSYTHTAKKRKFLSVE, from the exons ATGCGT CTTCGCCGAGAGACGAGACTGAGACGGGAGTATCTGTATAGGAAGGCCCAGGAGGACAGAGTGCGGACGATTGAGGAGAAGAAGCAGAAGCTGAAATCTGCTCTTGATG ACAATCGTCTCATCCCTACGGAGGTTCGCAGAGAAGCAGTACAGTTACAGAAATTGCTGGAGTATGACGATGAGGGAGCGGAAG gtgtcAGCTCTCACATGGATGATGAGTATAAATGGGCTGGAGTGGAGGATCCAAAGGTCATGGTCACAACGTCAAGAGACCCCAGCTCTCGACTCAAGATGTTTGTCAAA GAGGTGAAGTTGATCTTTCCAGGGGCTCAGCGTATGAACAGGGGAGGTCATGAGATCAATGCTCTGGTACAAGCCTGTAAAGCCAACAATGTTACAGACCTGGTCATTGTTCATGAAACCAGAGGACAGCCAG ATGGCCTGGTGGTGTGCCACCTACCTTTTGGACCAACTGCATACTTCACCCTTTACAATGTGGTAATGAGACATGATGTGCCGGACATTGAAACCATGTCTGAGGCCTACCCCCACCTCATCTTTCACAACTTCTCCTCACGACTTGGCCAGAGG GTTTCCAATATCCTCAAGTATTTGTTCCCAGTGCCTAAAGAGGACAGTAGACGAGTTATCACATTTGCCAACCAGGAGGATTTTATATCTTTCAG ACATCACACTTATAAGAAAACAGACCACAAGAACGTTGAGTTGTCAGAAGTTGGGCCCAGATTTGAAATGAAAT TGTACATGATCAAGCTTGGTACCCTGGAGAATGAGGCTACCGCGGACGTTGAATGGCGCCaccactcgtacacacacactgccaaaaAGAGGAAGTTTCTCAGCGTGGAGTAG